The DNA segment AGCAGGTGTATAACCAGGAAAAAGCACAGGAACAATCCTGTGAGCGCCATCAGCGTTTTACGCATCAGTGTAGATAAGGTGCCTTTCTGATCCATTTTTTTCAATTAATATATGCCGATAACTTTCCACCACATACCGCCAATACCCATCCAGATCACCAGGAAAACAATACTTAATATAAAACCCCGCGACCACCATTCTTTTACTTCCACAAAGGTACTTCCAAAAAATACCGGTGCCGGCCCATGCCCGTAATGGGTTAAAGTTCCATAAATCCCACCACAAAAACCCAGCGAAAGGGCCAATAACATTGGCGGGATGCCAACAGAAATACCTACGCCCAATAGAGCGGCATACATAGAAGCTACATGCGCAGTTGCGCTGGCAAACATATAGTGGCTGTAAAAATAGACCAGTATAATGATCGGGAAAGCCATTGTCCAGTTCATGTGGCCTATTTTAGCTTTTACCAATTCACTAAACCAGGGTATTAAGCCCAGTTGGTTCAATGCACTACCCATCATTACCAAAGCCGAGAACCAGACGATGGTATCCCAGGCCCCCTTTTCACTTTTCACATCTTCCCAGGTCAGCACCTGCGAAAGCAGCAAAAACACCAGGCCTATAAAAGCAGTGGTAGTGGCATCAATTTTAAATATATCTCCGGTGATCCATAAAAAGAGCAACACAAAAAAAGCAAGCAGCATCAGCCATTCATTTCGCGTTACAGCACCCATCTCCTTTAACTTTTCGGAGGCCATTTTTGTCGCGCCTTTTGTTCTTTTTAATTCAGGGGGGTAGATTTTATAGAGCAGGTAAGGCACAGCGATAAGTGAAACGAGGCCCGGTACTATAGCCGCCCACATCCACGACATCCAGGTAATGTGAATGCCCAGATCGGCCGCAAACTTCTGGCACATAGGGTTACTTGCCGTTGCAGTAAGGAACATGGAAGAGGTAACGAGGTTGATGTTATAGCAGCTGAGCGACAGGTAAGCCCCCAGTTTGCGGTGCGTTTCCGGCTGTTCAGGAACAGAGCCAAAATTAAGGGCCATAGATTTCATGATGGGATAAATGATGCCTCCACCCCGCGCTGTATTGCTGGGAATTGCAGGGGCCAGTACCAGATCTGCCAGGCCCAATCCGTAACCCAGTCCCAATGAACTGTGCCCAAATACCCTGATAAAAAGATAGGCAATCCTGCTACCCAGCCCGGTTTTTATGAAACCGCGGGCAATAAAAAAAGAAATCCCTATCAGCCAGATTACTTTGTCACCAAAACTACTTAAAGCCAGCGAAATAGATTTACCGGGATTTCCGGGGGCCAATACCCCGGTTAAGGCCACAACTGCAATAGCGATCATAGACATGGTGCCCATGGATGCTGCTTTGAGGATAATGCCCAGAATGGTGGCCAGAAAGATGGCCAGCAAATGCCAGGCTTCGGGTTTAACTCCTTCAGGAACCGGTAAAAACCAGATCAGCAACCCGAAAGCCAGGGTTACCAGCATCATTTTGTAATTGATCTCTTTCATCACGTTGTTGCATTTGTTAGCGTTTAGTATTAAAACCGGGCCTGCACCTGGCATATAATTCTGTTGGTATTGTATTGCGTAGTATTGGGAATATTATTTTCATAACGGTCCATCAGCAGACCCATTTGCACACGGATGGCATAAGCTTCTGCAAAAGAAGCACTGACCATAGGAATATAGCTTTGCCTTGCATTACCGTTCTGTTTAAAATCAGCATCCAGATATTCGTACCTTAAAGCAAACTCCAGGCTTTTAAGTCTTGTATTTTTAAAACCATACCCAACATTAGGTTGCAGATAAATGCCCCGCATGGCAAAGTGGCTGACAGGAATAACCGGATCTGTCTGATCAAAATAGGCAACACTGTTGATCCCCTGTTTATATTCCGAAACAAATTCCACATTCCACCTTTCATTCAATTGCTTTTTGTAGTCGATATCGGCACCATAAGCCCATATTTTCTGTCCCATATTTTTACCTGCACCAGCACTTAAACCCAGGAAGGTACTTTTACCAAGCCCAAATACGAGACGTGCCGGAACAATCTTTCCATCGTCATTGTCGCCGGTCTGGTTTCTGTTATTGCCATTATAAACACCTATATAATACTTTAAGGGGATACTGCTATTTTTGATCTCTCCAAAATAGCTGGCACCGATCTGGAAACTCTGCCAGCTGTTTGACCCAAAAAGATAATACTGGTTGGAATAATCTATGGAGCGGACAAAATCAACCGGATAATTGTCTTCCTGCCCAAACTGTGGCCTGAACTGTCCGAACTGAAAATTTACATAGTCATTTACGCTATACTTTATATAGGCATTTTCGAGTACTTTGTTTTGTGGATTTCCTATAAAGTCGCCAAAATTGACCAGCATAACCGCATTGATACGATCATTGATTGCCGCACTCAGCTGCAGTCTGGCCCTTTTTACAGAAAAGGAGTTGTGTGAAAAATGCTCCGTACCGGTATGGTGCCTTCCGGTAATGTCTACATCGTCATCGAGTGAATAATTAAACTGTGTTTGCAGCATGCCCGAGAAATTGATCTTACTCTTTTCAGAAAGGGCGACATTTATGCCCTGGGCATTTGTTAAAAAAGGAAGAAAAAGCAACAGATAGAGATAGCGTTGTTTCATGAATACGTTGTTAACAACAGTTAAACAAATCTTTACTATATTTTGTTTTTAGTTATACTGTTGTTTTACCAAATCCACACACGCATAGTCTTATTTCAACGCACATGATGCACCGTTTGATATGACCATCATTTATGATGTTTGTTAATATTTAAATATCAATAACCGCAAGGATTAACGACTTGTTTTGTACTGAAGATATAATGGGCAAGTATTGGGTATGCCTTGATTAAGCCTGGAGGTATACCAAGGCTTAACCAACCCTTGCCTAATGGTTACTCAAGGCTTATTCAACATTTAACGCAAACAATGTCTTATCCCTTTCTGCGGCCCACTGTATTGGTTCTATTGAAAATGTAACAATACAGGATCAAACCTGGTCTAATCCTGTGTGAACAAATAAATTCAAGGTCATGAAGAATACTATACTATTTTTATCCATACTTACAACTGCCCTGATGGCTGGGCTCTTTTATAGCTGGTCAATTTCAGTTATGCGCGGTCTGAAGACATTGCCCGACAGGGAATTTATCCTGTCGATGCAGGCCATGAACCGTGCCATTCAGAATCCTCTCTTTTTTATATGTTTTTTTGGTGCGGCAATATTTTTACTGATCAGTTGTTATCAGCAATTTGGCCCTTCATTAAATCGGGAGTATTATCTTTTGATAGCAGCAACCCTGATCTATTTAATTGGCGTACCAGGCCTTACAATTTTTGGTAATGTTCCGTTAAACAACATGCTGGACAGCTTTGATGTAAATGGTTCAAGTGTGGATTCACTTTCGAAAATGAGGTTGGGATTTGAGGCGAAATGGAATTATTTAAACAACATGAGAAGCATCGCTGCAATCCTGTCTACCTGTTTACTGCTTTTTGCGAAAATAGGATAGAGATGCTGATCGTAGAATAATTTGACAAACTCACATTATTTTACAAATTTGCAGCGAGTAAACTAACCAAATCATGACGATCAATTTTGAATGCCTTTACTTTCTTGATAGTGAGCAGCTCTGTATTATCGAAATTAAAATAAACAATCTTCCTGCTGATGCCCCTAAAAAGGACAAATTCAAATGGCTATTGATCAATAAAAAGACTTTAAGTATAAAAACACTACAATTCCGATCTATGGATTCATCTCATGAAATTGAGGAGCGTTTTTTTGATTTGGGTTATTTAAAATTTGATGCACAAAAAGGCGTGTACATCTCAAAAGAACCAACTACACAATATCAGCTTGAAAATACAGATGGCCAGCCCATACCGGATGTAATTAAAGAAGCAGTAAGCCTTTATTTAATTTGACAGGTATGCACGAATTTGGCAAAATCATCTGAATGGCGTAAGTTTTGTACTGTCCATTTCATGAAGTTTTTATCAATTGTCCTTATCTCATTTTTTTCCGTATTCATTCCTGTTTCCATAAAAGCCCAGCGCGCTGATGCCTGGACCAAGGACGAATTAAAAATGGCCAATACTGCCGGAAATGCACCTTACCTAAGCGGCGAAGAAAAAGACATCGTCATTTACATGAACCTGGTACGCATGGATGGTGAACGTTTTTTTAATACTTTTTTACAGGACTTTATTGATGATTATAATGAACAAATGAAACAGTACAGCAATTATGAAAGGTTAAAGGTTAACAGGAACGACAGTTATTACAAAAGTTTAAAGAACGACCTGAAGAACATTAAGCTACTACCTGCCTTTTGGCCGGATGAAGCCCTGAGCTGGGTGGCAAAACAGCACGCCAGGGATTTAAACAAGAACAATTTTGCTGCACACAACTCTAGTGATGGCCGGACAATGAAAGACAGGATCGGTAAAATGTACCCTAAAAAATCAAATGGCGAAAACCTGGCCTTTGGTTTTTCGACCGGACTGGGCAATGTTTGCATGTTGCTGTTAGATAAGGGCGTACCCGACCTGGGGCACAGAAAACTGATTTTGAATACCTCCTATCAGTTAAATACAATTGGGGTAAGCATACAACCACATAAAACTTATCGTTATTGTGCAGTGATTGATTTTGTATCCCTACCCCATTAAATTTTAAGCTTGCCGAAATCCCGCCGATGAATTTTATTTAAACAAATCATTGCCAAATTACTTAAATTGGCGCCCTCAAACACAAACAATTGAAAAGAGAAAATCCAATAACCTTAAACCTGTATGTGGCCCTGGCCTACAGGTTCCTGATTTTACTGGTTTTATATACTTTATGCAGATTGGGCTTCTTCTTTTTTAACCATAGCCTGTTCCAGCACATTACCTTACCCAAATACCTGTACATGCTATGGGGCGGACTAAAGTTTGACGTTTCGGCACTCATCTATATCAATGCCATCTTCCTTTTAATGCAGCTGGTACCTGCCCCTTTTAAGTACAAAGATGGCTATCAGCGCTTTTGCAAATGGCTTTTTATCATTAGCAACAGCATTGGCATTATGGCCAACTTTGCCGATTTTGCCTACTATAAATATACACTTAAAAGAACTACAGCAACTGTTTTTAGCCAGTTTAGCCATGAACAGAACAAGTTTAAACTGTTTATAGATTTTTTAACAGATTACTGGTACCTGTTTCTGCTTTATGCCCTGTTTATATGGGGCTTTGTAAAGCTTTACCAGCTGGTAGGTGTTAAAAAAGTAAAAACTTTTAAATGGCCTGCATACCTGTTGCAAACCGTATTGCTGTTTGCTATTGCACTGGTTTGCCTTACAGGTGTACGTGGTGGCTGGGGCTATGGCACCAGGCCCATTACGCTGAGCAATGCAGGAGAATTTGTGGATACACCAGATCAGATGAGCCTGGTGCTGAACACACCTTTCTGTATATTCAGGACTTTAAAAGTGTCTAAACTAAAGCCTGTAAACTATTACGATGAGCAGACATTGAACAGCATTTACAATCCCATACACCTGCCCAAAGATACGGTTGCCTTTAAAAAGCTGAATGTCGTTTTCCTGATCATAGAAAGTTTGGGTAAGGAACATATAGGCGGCTTAAATAAAGACCTGATGGGTGGAAAGTACAAAGGTTTTACCCCTTTTATTGATTCGCTGATTGAACAGAGCTATACCTTTACCCATACTTATGCCAATGGCCGTAAATCTATAGATGCGCTACCTTCTGTGATTTCAGGTATTCCTTCTATCCGTGAGCCTTTTGTACTTTCGGTATACTCAGGGAATAAGACCACCAGCATTGCCAAGCTTTTAGGTGATAAGGGGTATGAAACTGCCTTTTTTCATGGGGCACCAAATGGTTCGATGGGTTTTTCCTCTTATACCCATCTTGCAGGAATCAAACATTATTTCGGACAGAACGAATATAAAAAAACAGGAGATTATGACGGTACCTGGGGCATTTGGGACAATCCTTTTATGCAATATATGGCCCAAACCATGAATACGCTGAAGCAACCTTTTTTCTCAGCATTTTTCTCGCTTTCTTCTCATCATCCTTTCAAGCTGCCCGATGAATATGCAGGTAAATTCCCTAAAGGTCATTTGCCTGTACAGGAAGTACTGGGCTATACAGACATGGCACTGCGTAATTTTTTCAGAACGGCATCTGCTATGCCCTGGTATAAAAACACACTGTTTGTATTGTGTGCGGATCATGCCACAGTATCTTACTTCCCTGAATATCAAACCACTCCCGGATATTTTTCTATTCCGATTGTTTTTTATTATCCTGGCGGGGATTTAAAAGGGAAAGCGGATAAAAACGTACAACAGATAGATATTATGCCCACTGTTTTGAATTATCTGCATTATGACAAACCTTATTTTGCGCTTGGCTTTGATGCTTTTGACAAAAGACAGGATAATTTTGTGGTAAACAATAACGATGGTACCTTTAGCTTTTACCAGGGCGATTATTTACTGATCAATGATGGCAAGATCAACCTTTCATTATACAATTTAAAAACCGACCGTCTTACTCAAAACAACATATTAGATAAAGAACCGTTAATTGCACAACAAATGGAAAAATACCTGAAAGCTTTTGTGCAACAGTACAACAACCGGATGATTGAAAACAAATTAACGGCGAATTAGAGCAATGCGAAAGGCCTTATTAAAAATAATAGATTTCTTTTACCCTCCTTTTTCACGCTGGCTGCCTTTACATACTTTCAGGTACATTGTGTCTGGAGGCACTACGGCAACGTCGGGAATTATCTGCTATTACATTGCTTACAACTGGATTTTGCACCAAAGAAACATCCATGTTGATTTCCCTTTTGTACCTAAACTGATTACCGCCCACTCGGCAGCGCTCATCATCAGCACCCTGGTCAGTTTTTTGATTGGTTTTACGCTAAACAAATACCTGGTCTTTACCAAATCTAACTTAAAAGGGAGGATACAGATGTTCAGATACGCCGCGGTATTAGGCATCAATTTTGGACTTAACCTGGCCATGTTAAAATACATGGTAGAGGGACTGCACTTTTATCCCTCGCTATCGCAGGCTTTCATTACCGTAACTCTATCTCTATGCAGTTATTTTCTGCAAAAGCATTTTACGTTCAGGGTTAAAAAACATCCATAACCAAATCTCCTGTTAAGTTTACAGCGTTATTTTATATTTGCGTAACTTTACCATCACTATATTAATGAATGGATGCAATGAATGATTTTAATGACTTTAACAATAAGCAGGTAGCTAATCTGCCAAGGCATTTACGACAATTTATTGTAGAACAGCATTACGAAAAGTATACGCCGGTAGACCAGGCCGTATGGCGTTATGTGATGCGCCAGAATTACAGCTATTTAAAGCATGTTGCTTTTTATCCTTATATCAAAGGCCTGCAGCGCGCGGGACTGAGTATTGAATATATCCCTGACCTGCAAACAATGAACGACAACCTGGGCAAGATTGGCTGGGGTGCAGTTACCGTGGATGGTTTTATACCGCCTGCAGCCTTTATGGAGTACCAGGCTTACCGGGTACTGGTTATTGCAGCAGATATCCGTCAGATCAATCATATTGAATATACTCCTGCACCAGATATTATCCACGAATCGGCAGGTCATGCCCCAATTATTGCCGACGCGGACTATAACAATTACCTGAGCTATTTTGGTTCTATAGGTGCCAAGGCCATGTTCTCATCAAAAGATTTTGAGCTTTATGAGGCCATCAGGAACCTTTCGATCTTAAAAGAGGCTGTGGATGCCAATGAAGAAGAGATCGCAAAGGCAGAACGCCTGTTACAGCAGATCTCGGAAAATATGGGTGAACCATCGGAAATGGCTTTATTGAGCCGCCTGCATTGGTGGACAGTTGAATATGGCCTGATCGGCACACTGGAAGATCCAAAGATCTATGGTGCCGGTTTGCTTTCTTCGATCGGTGAAAGTTCGAGCTGTATGAAACCTGAGGTGCAGAAACTATGGTATAACATTGATACCATTAACTACAGTTACGACATTACCAAACCCCAGCCCCAGTTGTTTGTAACTGAAACGTTCCAGAACCTGATTGACGTACTTGAAGTTTTTGCCGATACCATGGCCTTCAGGAAAGGTGGCACCGAAAGTATTGTAAAGGCTATTGAATGTAAAAACCCGGCAACTGCAGTTTACAGTTCAGGCTTGCAGGTTACCGGCGTGTTTACAGATATGGGACTGGATGGCAATGATGCGCTTACTTTTATCAGAACAACCGGGCCTTCTGCTTTGGCGATTGGTAATAAGCAACTGGAAGGACATGGTAAACATTTCCATAAAGATGGTTTTTCATCTCCTGTGGGTAAACTGAAGGGTATTGCTACGCCGCTGGAAGACATGGACATGCTCCAATTGCTGAATTGTGGGATCAAACCGCTTAACCTGGCTATCCTGGAGTTTGAAAGTGGCATTACGGTAAAGGGTACAGTCAGGACCATCCATCAGCAAAATGAAAAAACTTTTCTGATTACCTTTGACAATTGTACCGTTAAGGAGCGTAACGGGAATATACTTTTTCAGCCAGACTGGGGCATGTATGACATGGCTGTTGGCGAAAAGATCGTTTCCGTTTACAATGGTGCAGCTGATAAGGATGCTTATGAAGAAATTACCCATATCAGTAATAAACAAACCCACAAAGTGGCTTACGACGAGAAGACCCAAAAACTGCATGCCATTTATAAAGCGGTACGACAGATAAGGGAAAGCGGAACAGGATATGAACAATTGCCAGTCCTTTTTGGGGCATTAAAAAATGAACACCGCTACGACTGGCTGTCGGCGATGGAAATTCTGGAGATCTTATACCATAAACAGCTTTATCCTGAACTGGAAAAAGAGCTGCGTATTTACCTGGAACTTAAATCGGCCAGTGAAAGCGAACACACAAAACTGATTAATGACGGTTTACATGTTATTGCAAACCCGGTTACCAAATTGATTACAGAAGAAGAAGCACATTAAATGAATATTGTATTGACAGGCGCCAGCAGCGGAATAGGTTTTGAAGCTGCTTTAGAATTTACGTTAAATAAAGATAATAAGGTAGTTTGTATTGCGAGGTCGGCCGATAAGCTGCGTAAACTGCTGGAAATAGCCAAAGGCATTACGCCCGACTGTACCCTGCTGCCTGTAGAATTTGACATTGTGAATGACGATTATGCTGCACTGGTACCTTTTTTAACTGAGAAACTGGGGCATATAGATATACTAATCAACAATGCAGGGGCACTGGTAAATAAACCTTTTTCTGAAACCACAGCAGCAGACCTGGCAAATATGTTTGAGAGCAATGTGTTGGGGCATTTTAACATGATCAAGAACCTGTTGCCATTGATGGGAAGCGACAGCCATATTGTGAACATTGGCAGCATGGGTGGTTTCCAGGGCAGTGTAAAGTTTCCGGGTCTATCGGCCTATTCGGCCAGTAAGGCGGCCCTGCATGCCTTAACGGAATGCCTGGCTTTTGAACTGGTTGATACCGGGATTAAGGTAAACTGTCTGGCCTTGGGTTCTGCCCAGACGGAGATGCTGGAACTGGCCTTTCCTGGCTATCAATCGCCGGTAATGGCCTTTGAAATGGGCAAATATGTTGCCGACTTTGCCCGTACCGCACATAAGTTTTTCAACGGAAAAATCCTTCCAGTGGCAGTAACAACGCCATAATCAAGAAGTTATCAACATTTCTTAGGCTTAAAATATAAATTTAATACCTTTAGCCTGATTCATATGAAGAGATACCTGATTGTATTTAGTTTTCTTTTGTTAAGTTTCTCTGCGGCAAAGTCGCAGACCACCGTGCCTTTACAATACCAGGAACTGGTGAAAAACCTGATGAAACAGAGCACTGCAAATCCCATTTCCAATACGCAAAAAATGGAATCTCCCAACCGTTTGCTGGAATTTGCCAAATCTATGCTGGGCATCAGGTACAGGGCTGCCTCAAGCAATCCCAACAGGGGTTTCGACTGTTCGGGCTTTGTAAACTATGTGTTCAGTAATTTTGGGTTTAAAGTACCACGTTCATCCAGGGATTTCGCAACAAGTGGTGAGGCTAAAAAGCTGGAAGATGCCAGAATTGGGGATGTAATTGTATTTACAGGTACCAACAGCCGTTCAAGAACGCCTGGACATGTAGGCATTATCTATGCCATAGATGGTGATCAGGTTAAGTTTATCCATTCTTCATCAGGAGGTGCCAAAGGCGTTACCATTTCCAGTCTGGATGAAGGTTTTTACAAAAAACGCTTCTTAAAGGTCATCAGTATTCTTTAGTCCTGTTTTATGAAGGTGGCTTATAATAGAACCACTTTTAATGCATCGTTTACATTTCCTTTGTTTAACCATTGCTGTGCAAGCTGCTGCAGTTCACGTTCCCGGTTACTGGCGTCGCCAATAGTAGCATCCATAATTTCCTTTACTTCCGGAAGGTTTCTTACCGCATCAATTTCCTCATCGGTTGGCAGTTGCTCTATGTTACCCAGCATCCCCAGGTCATTACCGGTCAGTACCCTTGAATTTCTTACCGCCTTGGGCAGGGCATCTACCCCTATTCCTAAGGTTGTTAAGGGTTTGGCAACTTTAAACAGGCTCTCTGGTGTAACACGGCAATACCAGTCGCCCCCAAGCCGCGCCACAAGATCTATCTTAGCCTGGTCTATTTTCCCGGTTTCATCCAGGATATCTTCTTTAATGTGGATCAGTTTTACTTCTGCCAGGATCAGGTTTCCCGCACCCGGGTTTTCACCCAGATGGATCACCTCTTTAACCATACACTCCATTTGCACCGGGGCTTCAGCAACCCTGGGGGGTTTAACCAGCTGAGAAGGGAGCATGGTAAAACCCGCCTTTTCAAATTCATTTACACCTTTTGCATACTCTGTGCTGGCCAGACTGGTTTGCTGTACCATAGCATAGTTTACGATGTTGATGACACATTCTTTAACTTCAAGGATGTTCTCTAAAGTATGTTTAGTAGTATTGTCGCGCACCCTTCTGGCGGGTGAAAAAACACAGAGAGGCGGATTGGTACTGAACATGTTAAAGAAGCTAAAGGGGCTCAGATTGATGTTCCCTTTTGCATCTATGGTAGTCGCAAAACAGATGGGCCGGGGCGCAACGGCATACTGCATATAATTTTGCAGCTGCGCCGGACTAAGATCTGATGTTTTTATGGTGAGCATTTTTTATTTTTTTTTCAGGGCCAGGATAGAAAAATCAGTATCTGCTTTTTTGATGATATTGATCAGTCGCCCCAAACCCGTGATTTCCATTTCAACTTCATCACCATCCTGCAACCATTGTGGTTTGAAATTGGGATCGTTTAGCAAACCCGTTCCGTTGAGCTCAAGAAAACAGCCCGTACCTACGGTACCTGAGCCTATTACATCACCAGGTAAAATATCTGCTCCATAAGCACAGCGTTCAATGATCTCGGCGAAAGTCCAGTCCATATCTGCCATACTGCCTGCAGATACTCCTACTCCATTCACAGTACATGTCATTTTTAGGTCGTACGCATTTCCGGTATGACCAGGCTTGGCACTTGTTTTATAGGGTTCCAGCTCATCCGGGGTAACCAGCCATGGGCCAATTACGGTAGAAAAATCTTTTCCTTTGGCTGGCCCCAGGTTTAACAGCATTTCCTCCATTTGCAGGGTCCTGGCACTCATATCATTCATCACCATATAACCGGCAATATAATTGTCGGCTTCTGCCGCAGTGATGTTGCGTCCCTTTTTACCAATCACAACTGCTACCTCCAGCTCAAAATCAAGCTTCTGAAAATGATCTGGCATGCATTCAATTTCTCCGGGTCCCTGGATGGCATTGTGGTTGGTAAAATAAAAAATAGGGTATTGGTCAAACTCAGCAATCATCTCCACCTTACGGTTCCGGCGTGCAGCGGCGACATGCTGTCGGAAGGCATAACCATCGCGGCAGGAGGTCGGATGTGGTACCGGGGCCAGCAGTTCGAAAAAAACCTCTTCTTTCGCTTCTATTTCAGCAGCCTTGATCTGGGCATCCACTTTTTTAGCGCGTTCCATCAGTACTTCTCCACCCTCTAAAAAAGCTTTCATTTCATCGGGCAACTGCTTATCACAAGAGTTTAAGTTATAAATGTGTCCGTTTATAAACACACCGAGGTGTTCTCTGTTTTCTGTTTTATAGGATACCAGCTTCATAGCTTACGAATTTTAAGTTTTGATCAAAGCTATATAAAATTAAACAAACACCCTATACCAATTGCTGATGTTACAACAGAACAGCAGCAAGGAGAAAGCCGGTTGCAATGGTTACAATAACTGCTGTTAAGCCTGGTGGGGTAAAAGAATGGTTAATCAGAAAACGGCCTATCTTTGTAGTGCCGGTTCTGTCGAAGCCCATTGCTGCTACCAGTGTAGGATAGCTTGGGATCACAAAGTCGCCATTAACGGCCGGAAACATGGCAATAAGGGCCGGAGCTGGAATACCAAGAGAGATGCCCAGTGGCATGAGTGCCCTTACAGTAGCAGCCTGACTGAACAAAAGGATGGACATGACAAAGAGTGCAATGGCAAATGTCCATGGATGAACAGTTACAAAATCGCTT comes from the Pedobacter heparinus DSM 2366 genome and includes:
- a CDS encoding C40 family peptidase — protein: MKRYLIVFSFLLLSFSAAKSQTTVPLQYQELVKNLMKQSTANPISNTQKMESPNRLLEFAKSMLGIRYRAASSNPNRGFDCSGFVNYVFSNFGFKVPRSSRDFATSGEAKKLEDARIGDVIVFTGTNSRSRTPGHVGIIYAIDGDQVKFIHSSSGGAKGVTISSLDEGFYKKRFLKVISIL
- a CDS encoding flavin reductase family protein; this translates as MLTIKTSDLSPAQLQNYMQYAVAPRPICFATTIDAKGNINLSPFSFFNMFSTNPPLCVFSPARRVRDNTTKHTLENILEVKECVINIVNYAMVQQTSLASTEYAKGVNEFEKAGFTMLPSQLVKPPRVAEAPVQMECMVKEVIHLGENPGAGNLILAEVKLIHIKEDILDETGKIDQAKIDLVARLGGDWYCRVTPESLFKVAKPLTTLGIGVDALPKAVRNSRVLTGNDLGMLGNIEQLPTDEEIDAVRNLPEVKEIMDATIGDASNRERELQQLAQQWLNKGNVNDALKVVLL
- a CDS encoding fumarylacetoacetate hydrolase family protein, translating into MKLVSYKTENREHLGVFINGHIYNLNSCDKQLPDEMKAFLEGGEVLMERAKKVDAQIKAAEIEAKEEVFFELLAPVPHPTSCRDGYAFRQHVAAARRNRKVEMIAEFDQYPIFYFTNHNAIQGPGEIECMPDHFQKLDFELEVAVVIGKKGRNITAAEADNYIAGYMVMNDMSARTLQMEEMLLNLGPAKGKDFSTVIGPWLVTPDELEPYKTSAKPGHTGNAYDLKMTCTVNGVGVSAGSMADMDWTFAEIIERCAYGADILPGDVIGSGTVGTGCFLELNGTGLLNDPNFKPQWLQDGDEVEMEITGLGRLINIIKKADTDFSILALKKK